The following proteins are co-located in the Shouchella hunanensis genome:
- a CDS encoding YpiB family protein, whose protein sequence is MSDLIKKQFLQWFVHHHYLKHRGARALLVHIQSSPHLLAKLRFTETIDPKRRTLIVASTQSDEIGFQYVNQGKKTEDVAKALDDITTHPSSPIHLIVHFYGRDIHHTYRQLVETPVHKSYRQYKQNQKDEQETNAFLQYIDAENERSRLRSAIDKALDDRNHDEFARLSKELRQLQEKQAQ, encoded by the coding sequence ATGAGTGATCTCATAAAGAAGCAATTTTTGCAATGGTTTGTCCATCATCATTATTTAAAACATCGTGGCGCACGAGCGCTTCTTGTTCACATTCAGTCGTCACCACATTTGTTAGCCAAACTACGGTTTACGGAAACAATTGATCCAAAGAGACGAACACTCATTGTTGCGAGTACCCAGTCGGATGAAATTGGATTCCAATACGTGAACCAAGGCAAAAAGACCGAGGATGTTGCAAAAGCACTTGACGACATCACGACTCATCCCTCAAGCCCCATTCACCTTATTGTTCATTTTTATGGACGTGACATTCATCACACGTATCGCCAGCTTGTTGAGACACCCGTTCATAAATCCTACCGTCAATACAAACAAAATCAAAAAGACGAGCAAGAAACAAACGCGTTTCTTCAGTATATCGATGCGGAAAATGAACGATCTCGTTTGCGATCAGCTATTGACAAAGCCCTTGATGATCGTAATCATGATGAATTCGCCAGGCTTTCTAAAGAGTTGCGTCAGCTCCAAGAAAAGCAAGCCCAATAA